One Kitasatospora sp. NBC_01287 DNA window includes the following coding sequences:
- a CDS encoding peptidase M50, which produces MTVRQLLELRPRLRPEILISRPLRRGPAVVHLLRDPVSGKRLEIGVKEHFLISRLDGTRSLAELGEGYAQRFRARLGEAQWQQLLGLLYGRGLLTDAPAPAPEPPTEPPRSTVLSGRVKLVADAPALLDRLHAATGFARHRRFLLPLFVLVAALLTEIARHLGELLRETGQLFHQPVALLAVGTLLWLGLALHELAHGLVGRAHGGRITEIGLRWRLPVSYLYCEVADVQFFARRRAQLATAGAGALANLVFLLPWYPAWALLPPHAQARPFLGGLLLLGTALALANLLPLPPLDGYQALGHAVDCLRLASESRRFAGVTARAALRRGAGPERAALGAYPTQLRLVYGGYALLCAALAAAALAALGPLGRRLLPAGWAPVAGWAPLLAAGLALGLWAAGLLLRGLRDRQVT; this is translated from the coding sequence ATGACGGTCCGTCAACTCCTGGAGCTGCGGCCCCGGCTGCGCCCGGAGATCCTGATCAGCCGCCCGCTGCGGCGCGGCCCGGCGGTGGTCCACCTGCTGCGCGACCCGGTCAGCGGCAAGCGGCTGGAGATCGGGGTCAAGGAGCACTTCCTGATCAGCCGGCTGGACGGCACCCGCTCGCTGGCCGAGTTGGGCGAGGGCTACGCCCAGCGGTTCCGGGCCCGGCTCGGCGAGGCGCAGTGGCAGCAGCTGCTCGGGCTGCTGTACGGGCGCGGCCTGCTCACCGACGCCCCGGCCCCGGCGCCCGAACCGCCGACCGAGCCACCCCGCTCCACCGTGCTGAGCGGCCGGGTGAAGCTGGTCGCCGACGCGCCCGCGCTGCTCGACCGGCTGCACGCGGCCACCGGCTTCGCCCGCCACCGCCGCTTCCTCCTCCCGCTGTTCGTCCTGGTCGCCGCCCTGCTGACCGAAATCGCCCGGCACCTGGGCGAGTTGCTGCGCGAGACCGGGCAACTGTTCCACCAGCCGGTCGCGCTGCTCGCCGTCGGCACCCTGCTCTGGCTGGGCCTGGCGCTGCACGAGCTGGCGCACGGCCTGGTCGGACGCGCCCACGGCGGGCGGATCACCGAGATCGGGCTGCGCTGGCGGCTGCCGGTGAGCTACCTGTACTGCGAGGTGGCGGACGTGCAGTTCTTCGCCCGGCGGCGCGCGCAGCTGGCCACCGCCGGCGCCGGCGCGCTGGCCAACCTGGTCTTCCTGCTGCCCTGGTACCCGGCCTGGGCCCTGCTGCCACCGCACGCCCAGGCCCGTCCCTTCCTCGGCGGCCTGCTGCTGCTCGGCACCGCGCTGGCGCTGGCCAACCTGCTGCCGCTGCCGCCGCTGGACGGCTACCAGGCGCTGGGCCACGCCGTGGACTGCCTGCGGCTGGCCAGCGAGAGCCGCCGCTTCGCCGGCGTGACGGCCCGCGCGGCCCTGCGGCGCGGCGCGGGTCCGGAGCGAGCGGCCCTGGGCGCATACCCCACCCAGCTACGGCTGGTCTACGGCGGCTACGCGCTGCTCTGCGCGGCCCTCGCGGCGGCGGCCCTGGCGGCGCTCGGACCGCTCGGGCGGCGCCTGCTGCCGGCCGGCTGGGCGCCGGTGGCGGGCTGGGCCCCGCTGCTGGCCGCCGGGCTGGCGCTGGGACTCTGGGCGGCCGGCCTGCTGCTACGCGGCCTGCGCGACCGGCAGGTGACCTGA
- a CDS encoding thiazolylpeptide-type bacteriocin yields the protein MADNSLASLAEEILNLESETFEISDYSDTSEVMLGSSTSCSSTSTCSSTTSTTSCTA from the coding sequence ATGGCCGACAACTCCCTTGCCTCGCTCGCCGAGGAGATCCTGAACCTCGAGTCGGAGACCTTCGAGATCAGCGACTACTCGGACACCAGCGAGGTCATGCTGGGCTCCTCGACCAGTTGCTCCAGCACCAGCACCTGTTCCAGCACCACGAGCACCACCAGCTGCACCGCCTGA
- a CDS encoding TOMM precursor leader peptide-binding protein: protein MTDRQPLVESAEFLAAARNGLARRLAERAAAAGRPAPEVVVLGAADLLRPEPAEAADRRARATVHLSAQAVLVGPWGGVGGPRGTGGTGGTGGTGGTGGTGGPDGLNGLNGPDGSGGPCGVCLAMRWQRLRSRTEREALETGQAVTPVGPGWPVLTEHTVDALWALHQAVLERSTPAVRNADDPNEAAGARLVGRLDLETLRVRTVPLLAEPLCPWCAARGAPQAGEGPVLPLRSRPKPAPASYRLRPVGGYPLPADALANPVCGVLGAGTWADVTSPTTAPVAGSVFMRGYAGLTDVTWSGQADATATSRSLAFLEGLERYAGTHRRRTAPPLTDSFRNLAGGALDPRDCGLYAERTYRDDPLLRPFDPDRPIPWVRGWSLRDERPILVPARLCYYSAGVAADNFVFECSNGCAIGSCLEEAILFGLLELIERDAFLLGWYGDLALPELELDAGADPALRAMVDRAALRGYRVRAFDNRVDLAVPVVTALAVREDGGPGTLAFAASAGFDPQATLASAVAEILTYLPHLPGQVSARPAELAAMADDFELVRRLPDHAALFGLPRMAEHARGYLEPAERREAAGAYRGWLKERPDSGDLLDDLLFCRDELVRAGFDVIAVDQTTPEQAALGLRTVCTLVPGLLPIDFGWSRQRALLLPRLRTAPRRGGLRATDLTEAELRLVPHPFP, encoded by the coding sequence ATGACGGATCGTCAGCCGCTGGTCGAGTCAGCGGAGTTCCTGGCGGCGGCCCGGAACGGCCTGGCGCGGCGGCTCGCCGAGCGGGCCGCCGCGGCCGGGCGGCCGGCCCCCGAGGTGGTCGTGCTCGGCGCCGCCGACCTGCTGCGGCCCGAGCCCGCCGAAGCGGCCGACCGGCGGGCCCGGGCCACCGTGCACCTGAGCGCGCAGGCGGTGCTGGTGGGGCCCTGGGGCGGCGTGGGCGGGCCGCGCGGAACGGGCGGAACGGGCGGTACGGGCGGTACGGGCGGTACGGGCGGTACGGGCGGTCCAGATGGGTTGAACGGCCTGAACGGGCCGGACGGCTCCGGCGGGCCCTGCGGGGTCTGCCTGGCGATGCGCTGGCAGCGGCTGCGCAGCCGCACCGAGCGGGAGGCGCTGGAGACCGGGCAGGCCGTCACCCCGGTCGGACCCGGCTGGCCGGTGCTGACCGAGCACACGGTGGACGCGCTCTGGGCGCTGCACCAGGCGGTGCTGGAGCGGTCAACACCCGCCGTCCGGAACGCCGATGACCCGAACGAGGCCGCCGGAGCGCGCCTGGTCGGCCGGCTCGACCTGGAGACGCTGCGGGTGCGGACCGTGCCACTGCTCGCCGAGCCGCTCTGCCCATGGTGCGCGGCCCGGGGCGCGCCGCAGGCCGGCGAGGGCCCGGTGCTGCCGCTGCGCTCGCGGCCCAAGCCGGCCCCGGCCAGCTACCGGCTGCGCCCGGTGGGCGGCTACCCGCTGCCCGCCGACGCGCTGGCCAACCCGGTCTGCGGCGTGCTGGGCGCGGGCACCTGGGCCGACGTCACCTCGCCCACCACCGCCCCGGTGGCCGGCAGCGTCTTCATGCGCGGCTACGCCGGGCTGACCGACGTGACCTGGAGCGGACAGGCCGACGCGACCGCCACCAGCCGCTCGCTGGCCTTCCTGGAGGGCCTGGAGCGCTATGCGGGCACCCACCGCCGCCGCACCGCGCCGCCGCTCACCGACTCCTTCCGCAACCTGGCGGGCGGCGCGCTGGACCCGCGCGACTGCGGCCTGTACGCCGAGCGGACCTACCGGGACGACCCGCTGCTGCGCCCCTTCGACCCCGACCGCCCGATCCCCTGGGTGCGCGGCTGGTCGCTGCGCGACGAGCGTCCGATCCTGGTCCCGGCCCGACTCTGCTACTACAGCGCCGGGGTGGCCGCCGACAACTTCGTCTTCGAGTGCTCCAACGGCTGCGCGATCGGCAGCTGCCTGGAGGAGGCGATCCTCTTCGGCCTGCTCGAACTGATCGAGCGGGACGCCTTCCTGCTCGGCTGGTACGGCGATCTGGCGCTGCCCGAGCTGGAGTTGGATGCCGGCGCCGACCCGGCGCTGCGCGCGATGGTGGACCGGGCCGCGCTGCGCGGCTACCGGGTGCGCGCCTTCGACAACCGGGTGGACCTGGCCGTCCCGGTGGTCACCGCGCTCGCGGTGCGCGAGGACGGCGGGCCCGGCACGCTGGCCTTCGCCGCCTCGGCCGGCTTCGACCCGCAGGCCACCCTCGCCTCGGCGGTCGCCGAGATCCTCACCTACCTGCCGCACCTGCCCGGCCAGGTGAGCGCCCGCCCAGCCGAACTGGCCGCCATGGCCGATGACTTCGAGCTGGTGCGACGGCTGCCGGACCACGCCGCGCTCTTCGGCCTGCCCCGGATGGCCGAGCACGCGCGCGGCTACCTGGAGCCGGCCGAGCGGCGCGAGGCGGCGGGGGCCTACCGGGGCTGGCTCAAGGAGCGGCCCGACTCCGGCGACCTGCTGGACGATCTGCTCTTCTGCCGCGACGAGTTGGTCCGGGCCGGCTTCGACGTGATCGCCGTCGACCAGACCACCCCGGAGCAGGCCGCCCTGGGCCTGCGCACGGTCTGCACCCTGGTGCCCGGCCTGCTGCCGATCGACTTCGGCTGGTCGCGCCAGCGCGCGCTGCTGCTGCCCCGGCTGCGCACCGCGCCGCGCCGCGGCGGGCTGCGGGCCACCGACCTGACCGAGGCCGAACTGCGTTTGGTCCCGCACCCGTTCCCGTAG
- a CDS encoding ABC transporter permease, whose product MNAYAAVTRASYLAYVRDRTSVIFTFAFPLVFLVVFGLIFQGQSVSGGLSYINYIAPGVLSWGIGNAALFGVAFTLMHWRRDDLLRLIWRTPTPLRTVLGARYLVALGTGLIQALLFTAVALAAFGLRIDDRWPLALPVLVLGVTAFAALGLVVGTLADTPEAVAAVANCVMVPMAFLSGAFYPIDLMPGWLRSLSRVLPLRYFDEGVTDALGGRGGLGVPALDCAALAGFALLFALLAGRFFRWSKKS is encoded by the coding sequence GTGAACGCCTACGCCGCCGTCACCAGGGCCAGCTACCTCGCCTACGTCCGGGACCGCACCTCGGTGATCTTCACCTTCGCCTTCCCGCTGGTCTTCCTGGTCGTCTTCGGGCTGATCTTCCAAGGCCAGTCGGTCAGCGGGGGCCTGTCGTACATCAACTACATCGCGCCCGGGGTGCTCTCCTGGGGGATCGGCAACGCGGCCCTCTTCGGGGTCGCCTTCACCCTGATGCACTGGCGGCGCGACGACCTGCTGCGCCTGATCTGGCGCACCCCGACCCCGCTGCGCACGGTGCTCGGCGCCCGCTACCTGGTGGCACTCGGCACCGGCCTGATCCAGGCGCTGCTCTTCACCGCCGTCGCGCTGGCCGCCTTCGGGCTGCGGATCGACGACCGCTGGCCGCTGGCACTGCCGGTGCTGGTGCTGGGCGTCACCGCCTTCGCCGCGCTCGGGCTGGTGGTCGGCACGCTGGCCGACACGCCCGAGGCCGTGGCGGCCGTGGCCAACTGCGTGATGGTGCCGATGGCCTTCCTGTCCGGCGCGTTCTATCCGATCGACCTGATGCCGGGCTGGCTGCGCTCGCTCTCCCGGGTGCTGCCGCTGCGCTACTTCGACGAGGGGGTCACCGACGCGCTGGGCGGGCGCGGCGGTCTCGGCGTCCCCGCGCTGGACTGCGCGGCGCTGGCCGGCTTCGCGCTGCTCTTCGCCCTGCTGGCCGGCCGCTTCTTCCGTTGGAGCAAGAAGTCATGA
- a CDS encoding amidohydrolase, with protein MTTTSEALARVAEFYLDLHRNPELSGAERRTAARFAERLATAGYQVTCGIGGHGVVGVLRNGPGPVVLLRAELDALPVPERTGLPYASEVTAVAADGRTVPVAHACGHDLHLACAVGAAAELAGSAAAWRGTVLVVGQPAEETLSGARAMLADGLYERFEPPSVVLAQHTAPLPAGLVAHGRGPVTAGSRTLRLVLHGRGGHAAAPHLAVDPIQAAAAVVLRLPGAVAQESAPAEQVVVTVGSLEAGGPSNVIPDRATLTVTVRAFSEPALERVTAAVLRVARGEALVSGCPREPEVEELARSGVNLPDPELTARVRAAHQRAFGPARVADWPPSPATEDFPLLGEAGRPLHGVPGIRTAYWMLGMVGPAQWAAAPGAGAAEKLAALPANHSPEFRPHLPLTLRTGIAALTSAARTALADPTS; from the coding sequence ATGACCACGACCAGCGAAGCGCTCGCCCGGGTCGCCGAGTTCTACCTCGACCTGCACCGCAACCCCGAGCTGTCCGGCGCCGAGCGGCGCACCGCCGCGCGCTTCGCCGAGCGGCTGGCCACGGCCGGGTACCAGGTCACCTGCGGCATCGGCGGCCACGGCGTGGTCGGCGTGCTGCGCAACGGCCCCGGCCCGGTGGTGCTGCTGCGCGCGGAGCTGGACGCGCTGCCCGTCCCCGAGCGCACCGGTCTGCCGTACGCGAGCGAGGTGACGGCGGTGGCCGCCGACGGGCGGACCGTCCCGGTGGCCCACGCCTGCGGGCACGACCTGCACCTGGCCTGCGCCGTCGGCGCGGCGGCGGAGCTGGCCGGGTCGGCGGCGGCCTGGCGCGGCACCGTGCTGGTGGTCGGCCAGCCCGCGGAGGAGACCCTGAGCGGCGCGCGGGCGATGCTGGCCGACGGCCTCTACGAGCGCTTCGAGCCGCCCTCGGTGGTGCTCGCCCAGCACACGGCCCCGCTGCCGGCCGGCCTGGTGGCCCACGGGCGCGGCCCGGTGACGGCGGGCAGCCGGACCCTGCGCCTGGTGCTGCACGGGCGCGGCGGCCACGCGGCGGCCCCCCACCTGGCGGTGGACCCCATCCAGGCGGCGGCCGCCGTGGTGCTGCGGCTGCCGGGGGCGGTCGCCCAGGAGAGCGCCCCGGCCGAGCAGGTGGTGGTGACCGTCGGCTCGCTGGAGGCGGGCGGCCCGAGCAACGTGATCCCGGACCGGGCCACCCTGACCGTCACCGTGCGCGCCTTCTCCGAGCCGGCCCTGGAGCGGGTCACCGCCGCCGTGCTGCGGGTCGCCAGGGGCGAGGCGCTGGTATCCGGCTGCCCGCGCGAACCCGAGGTCGAGGAGCTCGCCCGCTCCGGGGTGAACCTGCCCGACCCCGAACTGACCGCCCGGGTCCGCGCAGCCCACCAGCGGGCCTTCGGCCCGGCCCGGGTCGCCGACTGGCCCCCCTCCCCGGCCACCGAGGACTTCCCCCTGCTCGGCGAGGCCGGCCGCCCGCTGCACGGCGTCCCCGGCATCCGCACCGCCTACTGGATGCTCGGCATGGTCGGCCCCGCCCAGTGGGCCGCCGCCCCCGGCGCCGGCGCGGCCGAGAAGCTGGCCGCCCTCCCCGCCAACCACTCCCCCGAGTTCCGCCCCCACCTCCCCCTCACCCTGCGCACCGGCATCGCCGCCCTCACCAGCGCCGCCCGCACCGCCTTGGCCGACCCCACGAGCTGA
- a CDS encoding beta-galactosidase: MTARPVPTAPAAPVARRLTRVPGLLHGGDYNPEQWPEPVWAEDAALMRQAGVNLVTVGVFAWAELQPGPETWEFGWLDRLLDLLHAHGVAVDLATATASPPAWLVRAHPELLPVTADGVRLEFGSRQHYCPSSPVYRAAAVRLTRALAQRYADHPALALWHVHNEYGDHVTECFCAGSAADFRRWLTERYGSVERLNQAWGTAFWSQRYRELDEVEPPRRAPGPINPTQQLDWRRFCSDALLACHRAERAVLAELSPGVPVTTNFMSMSKPLDLWRWAEHEDLVSDDAYPDPADPRAPVRAALNYDLMRSLKGGAPWLLLEQAPSAVSWRPVNVPKTPAQRRLWALQAVAHGSDGVLSFQWRASRAGAEKFHSAMLPHRGTDSRGWRETVRFGAELARLGSVAGGRTRAETAIVLDWESWWALELDEHPSARMRWPELLLPWYAALHRRGVAVDFVRPEAELGGYRAVLAPNLYLLRTADAHRLAAFAAGGGQLACGAFSGVVDEHDQVHPGGAPGPLRELLGLAVDEFWPLADGTGVPVLLDGTDAPALPAGPDAPQDAAPPLTATLWSEWLECAGAVPLARYGAGPLAGRPAVTRHGNAWYLGCHLGPDTGAVLDRVLAAAGVTPALPVPEGVEATVRTSPDGADHLFLLNHGHRAAEVALPARWRGARDLLGGPAGDRPVGDQPTGDHLAGDQPTGDQLAGDQPTGDQLAGDRLTLEPLGAAVLLHPQGTT; this comes from the coding sequence TTGACCGCGCGCCCCGTTCCCACCGCTCCTGCCGCGCCCGTCGCGCGCCGCCTGACCCGGGTGCCGGGGCTGCTGCACGGGGGCGACTACAACCCCGAACAGTGGCCCGAGCCGGTCTGGGCCGAGGACGCCGCGCTGATGCGGCAGGCCGGGGTCAACCTGGTCACGGTCGGCGTCTTCGCCTGGGCCGAGCTGCAACCGGGCCCCGAGACATGGGAGTTCGGCTGGCTGGACCGGCTGCTCGACCTGCTGCACGCGCACGGCGTGGCCGTCGACCTGGCCACCGCGACCGCCTCGCCGCCCGCCTGGCTGGTCCGCGCCCATCCCGAGCTGCTACCGGTCACCGCCGACGGGGTGCGGCTGGAGTTCGGCTCCCGGCAGCACTACTGCCCCTCCTCGCCGGTCTACCGCGCGGCGGCCGTCCGGCTGACCAGGGCGCTGGCCCAGCGGTACGCCGACCACCCGGCGCTGGCGCTCTGGCACGTGCACAACGAGTACGGCGACCACGTGACCGAGTGCTTCTGCGCCGGGTCGGCGGCCGACTTCCGCCGCTGGCTGACCGAGCGCTACGGATCCGTCGAGCGGCTCAACCAGGCCTGGGGCACCGCCTTCTGGTCCCAGCGCTACCGCGAGCTGGACGAGGTCGAGCCGCCGCGCCGGGCCCCGGGACCCATCAACCCGACCCAGCAGCTGGACTGGCGCCGGTTCTGCTCGGACGCGCTGCTGGCCTGCCACCGCGCCGAGCGGGCCGTGCTGGCCGAGCTCTCCCCCGGGGTGCCGGTCACCACCAACTTCATGTCGATGTCCAAGCCGCTGGACCTCTGGCGCTGGGCCGAGCACGAGGACCTGGTCTCGGACGACGCGTATCCGGACCCGGCCGACCCGCGGGCCCCGGTGCGGGCGGCGCTCAACTACGACCTGATGCGCTCGCTCAAGGGCGGCGCGCCCTGGCTGCTGCTGGAGCAGGCACCCTCGGCCGTCAGCTGGCGGCCCGTCAACGTGCCCAAGACGCCCGCCCAGCGGCGGCTCTGGGCGCTGCAGGCGGTGGCACACGGCTCGGACGGGGTGCTCTCCTTCCAGTGGCGGGCCTCCCGCGCCGGGGCCGAGAAGTTCCACAGCGCGATGTTGCCGCACCGGGGCACCGATTCGCGCGGCTGGCGCGAGACCGTGCGGTTCGGCGCCGAGTTGGCCCGGCTGGGCTCGGTGGCGGGCGGGCGCACCCGGGCCGAGACGGCGATCGTGCTGGACTGGGAGTCCTGGTGGGCGCTGGAGCTGGACGAGCACCCCTCGGCCCGGATGCGCTGGCCCGAGCTGCTGCTGCCCTGGTACGCGGCGCTGCACCGGCGCGGGGTGGCCGTGGACTTCGTCCGCCCCGAAGCCGAACTCGGCGGCTACCGGGCGGTGCTGGCACCCAACCTCTACCTGCTGCGCACCGCCGACGCCCACCGGCTGGCCGCCTTCGCGGCGGGCGGCGGCCAGTTGGCCTGCGGGGCGTTCAGCGGGGTGGTGGACGAGCACGACCAGGTGCACCCGGGCGGCGCGCCGGGTCCGCTGCGCGAACTGCTGGGGCTGGCGGTGGACGAGTTCTGGCCGCTGGCGGACGGCACGGGCGTGCCGGTGCTGCTGGACGGCACGGACGCACCGGCACTGCCGGCCGGCCCGGACGCGCCGCAGGACGCCGCGCCCCCGCTCACCGCGACGCTGTGGAGCGAGTGGCTGGAATGCGCCGGGGCCGTCCCGCTCGCCCGGTACGGCGCCGGCCCGCTGGCCGGCCGACCGGCCGTGACCCGGCACGGCAACGCCTGGTACCTGGGCTGCCACCTGGGCCCGGACACCGGCGCGGTGCTCGACCGGGTGCTCGCGGCCGCGGGCGTCACCCCGGCGCTGCCCGTGCCCGAGGGGGTGGAGGCCACCGTGCGGACCTCACCGGACGGTGCCGACCACCTCTTCCTGCTGAACCACGGCCACCGCGCGGCCGAGGTGGCGCTGCCGGCCCGCTGGCGCGGCGCCCGGGACCTGCTCGGCGGGCCGGCGGGCGACCGGCCGGTGGGCGACCAGCCGACGGGCGACCACCTGGCCGGCGACCAGCCGACGGGCGACCAACTGGCCGGCGACCAGCCGACGGGCGACCAACTGGCCGGCGACCGGCTGACGCTGGAGCCGCTCGGCGCCGCGGTACTGCTCCATCCGCAGGGCACCACCTGA
- a CDS encoding ABC transporter ATP-binding protein — translation MSTATTPPGPAVALTGVSKRYGQTQALDGVSLTVGRGEFFGILGPNGAGKTTLVEIIEGLRRPDAGQVAVLGEQPWPRNTGLLSRLGIQTQASAFFTRLTALEHLETVAALYRLDGGAARRALDLVELGEKARSRVSDLSGGQRQRLALATALVHDPELIFLDEPTAALDPAARRSLWAALAALRGAGRTIVCTTHHLEEAQTLCDRVAIIARGSILAVDSPGNLIRSLAGPTRLSLPAYRLPPARAKALPEVERVEVEGGELVLWTRAASRVLIALGELVDLAEVQTRTATLEDAYLALTGSEHRL, via the coding sequence ATGAGCACAGCGACGACCCCGCCCGGCCCCGCGGTGGCGCTCACCGGCGTCAGCAAGCGGTACGGGCAGACCCAGGCGCTCGACGGGGTCTCCCTCACCGTGGGACGAGGCGAGTTCTTCGGCATCCTCGGCCCCAACGGCGCCGGGAAGACCACGCTGGTGGAGATCATCGAGGGCCTGCGCCGACCGGACGCCGGGCAGGTGGCGGTGCTCGGCGAGCAGCCCTGGCCGCGGAACACCGGCCTGCTGAGCCGACTCGGCATCCAGACCCAGGCCTCCGCCTTCTTCACCCGGCTGACCGCGCTGGAGCACCTGGAGACCGTGGCCGCGCTCTACCGGCTGGACGGCGGCGCCGCGCGGCGCGCGCTGGACCTGGTGGAGCTGGGGGAGAAGGCCCGCAGCCGGGTCAGCGACCTCTCCGGCGGTCAGCGCCAACGACTGGCGCTGGCCACCGCGCTGGTCCACGACCCGGAGCTGATCTTCCTGGACGAGCCGACCGCCGCACTCGACCCCGCCGCCCGGCGCTCGCTCTGGGCGGCGCTCGCCGCGCTGCGCGGTGCGGGCCGCACCATCGTCTGCACCACCCACCACCTGGAGGAGGCGCAGACGCTCTGCGACAGGGTGGCGATCATCGCGCGCGGCTCGATCCTGGCCGTGGACAGCCCCGGCAACCTGATCAGGTCACTGGCCGGACCCACCCGGCTCTCGCTGCCCGCGTACCGGCTGCCACCCGCACGGGCGAAGGCGCTGCCCGAGGTCGAGCGGGTCGAGGTCGAGGGCGGCGAACTGGTCCTCTGGACCAGGGCCGCGAGCCGGGTGCTCATCGCGCTCGGCGAACTGGTCGACCTGGCCGAGGTGCAGACCCGCACCGCCACCCTGGAGGACGCCTACCTGGCGCTGACCGGATCGGAGCACCGCCTGTGA
- a CDS encoding VC0807 family protein produces MGNLVEHPAQTASATTADPSGTSATAPATDPTAVPAIDPAEVKRRTAAGRKKLIMSLVFELAIPLGGYYVLVGVGLSQWAALLISGLLLAPWVVQGMVKSRRLEAMPVFTLLLMAVGALMSLLTGSPRVLLVRDSGLFGVIGLWVLGTLATQRPFMLTAARSIVAAKIGEAGAQQWLDRWNTEPVFRHQIRLLTAVWGGGFLLDAAIRVTFAYTLPINAVPLVNSLQWLVVLGALFGFHFWYITRNGLKV; encoded by the coding sequence ATGGGGAACCTCGTGGAGCACCCGGCTCAGACGGCGAGCGCGACAACCGCGGATCCGAGCGGCACGTCGGCCACCGCGCCGGCCACCGACCCGACGGCCGTGCCGGCGATCGACCCGGCGGAGGTCAAGCGCCGCACCGCCGCCGGCCGCAAGAAGCTGATCATGTCGCTGGTCTTCGAGCTGGCCATCCCGCTGGGTGGCTACTACGTGCTGGTGGGCGTGGGCCTGAGCCAGTGGGCGGCGCTGCTGATCAGCGGTCTGCTGCTGGCGCCCTGGGTGGTCCAGGGCATGGTGAAGAGCCGCCGCCTGGAGGCGATGCCGGTCTTCACCCTGCTACTGATGGCGGTCGGCGCGCTGATGTCACTGCTCACCGGGAGCCCCCGGGTGCTGCTGGTGCGCGACAGCGGCCTCTTCGGGGTGATCGGCCTCTGGGTGCTCGGCACCCTGGCCACCCAGCGCCCGTTCATGCTGACCGCCGCCCGCTCCATCGTCGCCGCGAAGATCGGCGAGGCCGGCGCGCAGCAGTGGCTCGACCGCTGGAACACCGAGCCGGTCTTCCGGCACCAGATCCGGCTGCTCACCGCGGTCTGGGGCGGCGGCTTCCTGCTGGACGCCGCGATCCGGGTGACCTTCGCCTACACCCTGCCGATCAACGCGGTGCCGCTGGTCAACTCGCTGCAGTGGCTGGTGGTGCTGGGCGCCCTGTTCGGCTTCCACTTCTGGTACATCACCCGCAACGGGCTGAAGGTCTGA
- a CDS encoding TetR/AcrR family transcriptional regulator, with protein sequence MGRTFTESARRTQIVQGAIEVLAEVGYARTSFAKIAKQAGLSSTGMISYHFAGKDDLMRAVATEVWRVSEEYMLPRIEAAEGNRGRLRAYIESTIELLSVYPKHLAALLEVVPNLQGSDPSLLGYRDSARSMMEIQQKRLEEGQALGEFGEFDTWVMVTALRGAIDAVVMRWHSEPHLDVAPLARQLADLFERATRREP encoded by the coding sequence ATGGGGCGCACGTTCACCGAGTCGGCGCGGCGCACCCAGATCGTGCAGGGCGCGATCGAGGTGCTTGCCGAGGTCGGCTACGCCAGGACCTCCTTCGCCAAGATCGCGAAGCAGGCGGGGCTCAGCAGCACCGGGATGATCTCGTACCACTTCGCCGGCAAGGACGACCTGATGCGCGCGGTCGCCACCGAGGTGTGGCGGGTCTCCGAGGAGTACATGCTGCCCCGGATCGAGGCGGCCGAGGGAAATAGGGGTCGACTCCGGGCGTACATCGAGTCCACTATCGAACTGCTCTCGGTCTACCCCAAGCACCTCGCCGCGCTCCTGGAGGTGGTGCCCAACCTGCAGGGGAGCGACCCATCCCTGCTGGGGTACCGCGACTCGGCACGCTCGATGATGGAGATCCAGCAGAAGCGGCTGGAGGAGGGTCAGGCGCTCGGCGAGTTCGGCGAGTTCGACACCTGGGTGATGGTCACGGCGCTGCGCGGCGCGATCGACGCCGTGGTCATGCGCTGGCACTCGGAGCCCCATCTCGATGTGGCTCCGCTGGCCCGCCAGTTGGCCGACCTCTTCGAGCGCGCCACCCGCCGGGAGCCGTGA